One window from the genome of Paracoccus marcusii encodes:
- the tatB gene encoding Sec-independent protein translocase protein TatB, with protein sequence MLDIGWSELLLIGVVALVVIGPEDLPKLFHTLGRLTSRARSMAREFTSAMEDAAKASGLDDAAKGMKNLSSMTSKNSRGLDALDRAVTKFEKWDPKTNMGQRIQPDPAAPVADKGADAAIPAAPAAPTVQPANTATQPAADVAPNPDSRRRISGVRRTDTKDL encoded by the coding sequence ATGCTTGATATCGGCTGGAGCGAGTTGCTGCTGATCGGGGTGGTCGCGCTTGTCGTCATCGGCCCCGAGGATCTGCCCAAGCTGTTCCATACGCTTGGGCGGCTGACCTCGCGCGCCCGGTCGATGGCACGCGAGTTCACCAGCGCGATGGAGGATGCGGCCAAGGCCAGCGGCCTGGACGACGCGGCCAAGGGGATGAAGAACCTGTCCTCGATGACCTCGAAGAACAGTCGCGGCCTGGACGCGCTGGATCGCGCGGTCACCAAGTTCGAGAAGTGGGACCCCAAGACCAACATGGGCCAGCGCATCCAGCCAGACCCCGCGGCCCCGGTCGCGGACAAGGGCGCAGATGCGGCCATCCCCGCGGCGCCCGCCGCGCCGACGGTCCAGCCTGCGAACACGGCCACCCAGCCTGCCGCCGACGTGGCGCCCAATCCCGATTCGCGCCGCCGCATCTCCGGCGTGCGGCGGACGGACACGAAGGACCTGTAA
- a CDS encoding Zn-dependent hydrolase has translation MTGFADARRIEALIEGIDRFNATPGRGTTRLTYSPEYRAARDFVAGQMVEAGLEVREDAVGNVFGRLEGRRPDLAPILVGSHLDSVPNGGRFDGPAGVVAGIETAFLFRDLGLQPDRPIEVVALIEEEGTRFGGGLFGSRLLTGQVDPAGLDDLRDDAGVSAAQAMTDYGLDPARAGQAALAPGSVHAFLELHIEQGPVLETEGQDIAIVDRIVGLAQLRVTVRGQAGHAGTTPMDQRRDALTGAVGILSLLPDLARQVGRQSVLTVGKMEVLPGGANVIPDLVTFTVDLRAPAEEDVLRLIEMVQGAVAHAQGNGLTAQVERQLYAAPTPLSGQIHAALSAQAEALGVSHRVMVSGAGHDAMIMAGFAPTGLIFVPSRGGISHAPEEWTDYAQLARGIDVIFATIRQMAGAMPR, from the coding sequence ATGACAGGATTTGCGGATGCACGCCGGATCGAGGCGCTGATCGAGGGCATCGACCGTTTCAACGCAACCCCCGGCAGGGGTACGACCCGGCTGACCTACAGCCCCGAATACCGCGCCGCGCGCGATTTCGTGGCGGGCCAGATGGTCGAGGCCGGGCTGGAGGTCCGAGAGGACGCCGTCGGCAACGTCTTTGGCCGGCTGGAGGGCAGGCGCCCGGATCTGGCGCCGATCCTGGTCGGATCGCATTTGGATTCGGTGCCCAATGGCGGGCGGTTCGACGGCCCTGCGGGCGTCGTGGCGGGGATCGAGACCGCGTTCCTGTTCCGCGACCTCGGCCTGCAGCCGGATCGCCCCATCGAGGTGGTGGCCCTGATCGAGGAAGAGGGCACCCGCTTCGGCGGCGGCCTGTTCGGATCGCGGCTGCTGACCGGGCAGGTGGACCCGGCCGGTCTGGACGACCTGCGCGACGATGCGGGCGTGTCGGCCGCGCAGGCGATGACCGATTACGGACTGGACCCGGCACGGGCGGGGCAGGCGGCCCTGGCGCCCGGATCGGTGCATGCGTTTCTGGAACTGCATATCGAACAGGGCCCGGTGCTGGAAACCGAGGGTCAGGACATCGCCATCGTCGACCGCATCGTGGGGTTGGCGCAGCTGCGCGTGACCGTGCGCGGTCAGGCGGGCCATGCCGGCACCACGCCGATGGATCAGCGCCGTGATGCGCTGACCGGTGCGGTCGGCATCCTGTCGCTGCTGCCCGATCTGGCGCGGCAGGTGGGGCGGCAATCGGTGCTGACCGTGGGCAAGATGGAGGTGCTGCCCGGTGGTGCAAATGTCATTCCCGATCTGGTGACCTTCACCGTCGATCTGCGCGCCCCCGCCGAGGAGGACGTGCTGCGCCTGATCGAGATGGTGCAGGGCGCCGTGGCGCATGCGCAGGGCAACGGCCTGACCGCCCAGGTGGAACGACAGCTTTATGCCGCGCCCACGCCGCTGTCGGGTCAGATCCACGCGGCCTTGTCCGCGCAGGCCGAGGCGCTTGGCGTGTCGCATCGGGTCATGGTCAGCGGCGCGGGCCATGACGCGATGATCATGGCGGGTTTCGCGCCCACGGGGCTGATCTTCGTGCCAAGCCGGGGCGGCATATCGCATGCGCCCGAGGAATGGACCGACTATGCCCAGCTTGCGCGCGGCATCGACGTGATCTTTGCGACCATCCGCCAGATGGCCGGCGCGATGCCGCGCTAG
- a CDS encoding MarC family protein, translating into MDLQLYLTAFVTLFVVIDPIGLAPIFIALTPGQSGAERRRIGARSLVIAAVLLTLFGLTGDAILSAIGISISAFRIAGGLLLFLTALDMLFERRTERREGQADGDQPSHDPSVFPLAMPLLAGPGALATMILLVGENQGVGHVVMVHLMMLIVLGICMVLFALATPLARALGRTGVMVVTRLLGMLLAALSVQFVIDGLRGSGLFG; encoded by the coding sequence ATGGACCTGCAGCTGTACCTGACCGCCTTCGTCACCCTGTTCGTGGTCATCGACCCGATCGGCCTGGCCCCGATCTTCATCGCACTGACCCCCGGCCAGTCGGGGGCGGAACGCCGCCGCATCGGCGCGCGGTCGCTGGTCATCGCCGCCGTCCTGCTGACGCTGTTCGGCCTGACGGGCGATGCGATCCTGTCGGCGATCGGCATCTCGATCTCGGCCTTCCGCATCGCGGGGGGGCTGCTGCTGTTCCTGACCGCGCTGGACATGCTGTTCGAACGCCGCACCGAACGCCGCGAGGGCCAAGCCGACGGAGACCAGCCCAGCCACGACCCCTCGGTCTTTCCGCTGGCCATGCCGCTGCTGGCGGGGCCCGGCGCGCTGGCCACCATGATCCTGCTGGTCGGAGAGAACCAGGGCGTGGGTCATGTCGTCATGGTCCACCTGATGATGCTGATCGTGCTGGGCATCTGCATGGTGCTGTTCGCGCTGGCGACGCCCCTGGCGCGCGCGCTTGGGCGCACGGGGGTGATGGTCGTCACCCGGCTGCTGGGCATGCTGCTGGCGGCGTTGTCGGTGCAGTTCGTGATCGACGGGCTGCGCGGATCGGGCCTGTTCGGGTGA
- a CDS encoding response regulator transcription factor has protein sequence MQPDILMIEDEPNIAEAVRFILSREGWSVDLHPDGAGGIEAILAARPRLVILDLMLPNRSGTEILQDLRAADDADLAATPVLMLTARGQTGDDGARADAVLAKPFDNQELRATVRRMLA, from the coding sequence ATGCAGCCGGACATCCTGATGATCGAGGACGAGCCCAACATCGCCGAGGCGGTGCGCTTCATCCTGTCGCGCGAGGGGTGGTCGGTCGACCTGCATCCCGACGGCGCAGGCGGCATCGAGGCGATCCTGGCCGCGCGCCCGCGCCTGGTGATCCTGGACCTGATGCTGCCCAACCGGTCGGGGACCGAGATCCTGCAGGATCTGCGCGCCGCCGATGACGCCGACCTGGCCGCGACGCCGGTGCTGATGCTGACTGCGCGGGGGCAGACCGGCGATGACGGCGCGCGCGCGGATGCGGTGCTGGCCAAGCCTTTCGACAACCAGGAACTGCGCGCGACGGTGCGCCGGATGCTGGCCTGA
- a CDS encoding sensor histidine kinase, which produces MPFEALVGACLAYVALMFGVAYAADRAAARGHVRWLDHPLVYTLSLSVYCSAWTFYGAVGYASRSGLEFATIYLGPTLVFTGAWWGLRRLVRVARMHHVTSVADLISARFGKSNRLAAIVTLIAVIASTPYIALQLQSVRLSFDIFATDVPNGADAGAMGGTALWVAAGLALFTILFGTRNLAADERHHGVVTAIALEAVVKLAAFVALGLFVVWGLADGPADMLARIARAAADPDVAQGWLLKPDRWTALILVSAAAILTLPRMFQVMVVEAADEERLHVAGWAFPAYLFVMSLFVLPIAVMGRELLPAGSDPDLYVLTLPAAAGQDMLALLVFLGGFSAATSMVVMCAIAVATMVSNHWLVPAWLALRRIPAPDETDDLRGFVLNARRVAILAVVAAGWVYHQASGGTAALAAMGLVAFTGMAQVLPAMLGGLLWRGANRKGAYAGIGTGSVLWMALIFLPSVGVGGDLPVPPGVDPWTAAVALSLTLNTLAFIGVSIFGFPDPVERLQGLSFVSAVEPIRHSRMLRADDRAEPLLAMARRVWGPDAALRYFQAEARAQGKTGYLPDLTPRFLTRLERRLAGSIGSATAHAMIDRVAGGVALTVADLLQVADEAQRAKEETQRLEAAQAELTRTARQLREANDKLTALSVQKDAFLGQISHELRTPMTSVRAFSEILKEPDLTAEERGKFAGIIHDEAGRLTRLLDDLLDLSVLESGRAQLTISVANLHDLITRALAAASATRPERGFLIDRDLPSEHLGLITDADRLLQVLINVISNARKYCDAAHPVLIIRVRHPEGGGAVIDIVDNGSGIDSGRQTLIFEKFARLNDPARAGGAGLGLAICREIMLTLGGDISYLPGQGGAAFRIQLPARPPVPSG; this is translated from the coding sequence ATGCCCTTTGAGGCGCTGGTCGGCGCCTGCCTCGCCTATGTCGCGCTGATGTTCGGGGTCGCCTATGCCGCCGACCGGGCGGCGGCGCGCGGGCATGTGCGGTGGCTGGACCATCCGCTGGTCTATACGCTGTCGCTGTCGGTCTATTGTTCGGCATGGACGTTCTATGGCGCGGTGGGCTATGCGTCCCGGTCCGGGCTGGAGTTCGCGACGATCTATCTGGGACCGACGCTGGTCTTCACCGGGGCGTGGTGGGGGCTGAGGCGGCTGGTTCGCGTGGCGCGGATGCATCACGTCACCTCGGTCGCGGACCTGATCTCGGCCCGGTTCGGGAAATCGAACCGGCTGGCGGCCATCGTGACGCTGATCGCGGTCATCGCGTCGACCCCCTATATCGCGCTGCAGCTGCAATCGGTGCGCCTGTCCTTCGACATCTTCGCCACCGACGTCCCCAACGGCGCCGATGCGGGCGCGATGGGGGGAACGGCCCTGTGGGTCGCGGCGGGGCTTGCGCTGTTCACCATCCTGTTCGGCACCCGCAACCTGGCGGCGGATGAACGCCACCACGGCGTCGTCACAGCGATCGCGCTGGAGGCGGTCGTGAAGCTGGCGGCCTTCGTGGCGCTTGGACTGTTCGTGGTCTGGGGGCTGGCCGACGGGCCTGCGGACATGCTGGCGCGCATCGCCCGTGCCGCGGCCGATCCCGACGTGGCGCAGGGCTGGCTGCTCAAGCCCGACCGCTGGACCGCGCTGATCCTGGTGTCCGCCGCCGCCATCCTGACCCTGCCGCGCATGTTCCAGGTCATGGTGGTCGAGGCCGCGGACGAGGAGCGCCTGCATGTCGCGGGCTGGGCCTTTCCGGCCTATCTGTTCGTGATGTCGCTGTTCGTGCTGCCCATTGCGGTGATGGGGCGTGAACTGCTGCCCGCGGGGTCGGACCCGGACCTCTATGTGCTGACCCTGCCCGCGGCGGCGGGCCAGGACATGCTGGCGCTGCTGGTGTTCCTGGGCGGGTTTTCTGCGGCGACGTCGATGGTCGTCATGTGTGCGATCGCGGTCGCCACGATGGTGTCGAACCACTGGCTGGTCCCCGCCTGGCTGGCGCTACGCCGCATCCCCGCCCCGGACGAGACCGACGATCTGCGCGGCTTCGTGCTGAACGCTCGGCGGGTCGCGATCCTGGCGGTGGTCGCAGCGGGCTGGGTCTATCACCAGGCGTCGGGGGGCACGGCGGCACTGGCCGCGATGGGGCTTGTGGCCTTCACCGGCATGGCGCAGGTGCTGCCCGCGATGCTGGGCGGGCTATTGTGGCGCGGCGCAAACCGCAAGGGCGCCTATGCCGGCATCGGCACAGGATCGGTCCTGTGGATGGCGCTGATCTTCCTGCCGTCGGTGGGGGTGGGGGGCGATCTGCCGGTGCCGCCGGGGGTCGATCCCTGGACGGCCGCCGTGGCGCTGTCCCTGACGCTGAACACGCTGGCCTTCATCGGAGTGTCGATCTTCGGGTTCCCGGACCCGGTGGAACGCCTGCAGGGCCTGTCCTTCGTGTCCGCGGTCGAGCCGATCCGCCACAGCCGCATGCTGCGCGCCGACGACCGGGCCGAGCCGCTGTTGGCCATGGCGCGGCGGGTCTGGGGACCGGACGCCGCGCTGCGCTATTTCCAGGCCGAGGCGCGGGCGCAGGGCAAGACCGGCTATCTGCCCGACCTGACGCCCCGGTTCCTGACCCGACTGGAGCGGCGGCTGGCGGGGTCGATCGGCTCTGCTACGGCGCATGCGATGATCGACCGCGTGGCGGGGGGCGTCGCGCTGACGGTGGCCGACCTTCTGCAGGTCGCAGACGAGGCGCAGCGCGCCAAGGAGGAGACGCAGCGCCTTGAGGCCGCGCAGGCCGAACTGACCCGCACCGCCCGACAGCTGCGCGAGGCCAATGACAAGCTGACCGCCCTGTCGGTCCAGAAGGACGCCTTCCTGGGCCAGATCAGCCACGAACTGCGCACGCCCATGACCTCGGTCCGGGCGTTCTCGGAGATCCTCAAGGAGCCCGACCTGACCGCCGAGGAGCGCGGCAAGTTCGCAGGCATCATCCATGACGAGGCCGGCCGCCTGACGCGGCTCTTGGACGACCTTCTGGATCTGTCCGTGCTGGAAAGCGGGCGGGCGCAACTGACGATCTCGGTCGCGAACCTGCACGACCTGATCACGCGCGCGCTGGCCGCGGCGTCGGCCACGCGGCCGGAACGCGGCTTTCTGATCGACCGCGACCTGCCGTCAGAGCACTTGGGCCTGATCACCGATGCGGACCGCCTGCTGCAGGTGCTGATCAACGTCATCAGCAATGCGCGCAAGTATTGCGACGCGGCGCATCCGGTGCTGATCATCCGCGTCCGTCATCCTGAAGGCGGCGGCGCGGTCATCGACATCGTCGACAACGGCAGCGGCATCGACAGCGGCCGCCAGACGCTGATCTTCGAGAAGTTCGCGCGTCTGAACGACCCCGCCCGCGCGGGTGGCGCAGGCCTGGGGTTGGCCATCTGCCGCGAGATCATGCTGACCCTGGGCGGCGACATCAGCTATCTGCCGGGGCAGGGGGGTGCAGCGTTCCGCATCCAGCTGCCGGCGCGGCCGCCGGTGCCCTCCGGTTAA
- a CDS encoding retropepsin-like aspartic protease family protein, translating into MSGDDIARLAFYAILLVVIGGAMVFEFAGRGGRALRALLMWAVIIAGLAAGYDWWQQTYGPRQQVLENGARIVVPAGPGGHFHLEAVLNGTPIDFIVDTGATSVALSRDDARAIGLDPDTLRFGGQAVTANGRVATAPVTIAEFAIGDAVDRDVRAVVIDSALQDSLLGMSYLRRFARVSFEGDLLILER; encoded by the coding sequence GTGAGCGGCGACGACATCGCCCGCCTGGCCTTCTATGCGATACTGCTGGTCGTGATCGGCGGCGCGATGGTGTTCGAATTCGCGGGCCGGGGCGGCCGCGCCCTGCGCGCGCTGCTGATGTGGGCGGTGATCATCGCCGGTCTGGCCGCCGGATACGACTGGTGGCAGCAGACCTATGGCCCCCGCCAGCAGGTGCTGGAAAACGGCGCCCGGATCGTGGTTCCCGCAGGCCCCGGCGGCCATTTCCACCTGGAAGCCGTGCTGAACGGCACGCCCATCGACTTCATCGTGGACACCGGCGCCACCAGCGTCGCGCTCAGCCGCGACGATGCGCGTGCGATCGGGCTGGACCCCGACACGCTGCGCTTTGGTGGCCAGGCGGTGACGGCCAACGGCCGCGTGGCGACGGCCCCCGTGACGATCGCCGAATTCGCCATCGGCGATGCGGTGGACCGCGACGTGCGCGCCGTGGTAATCGACAGCGCGCTGCAGGACAGCCTGCTGGGCATGTCCTATCTGCGCCGCTTTGCCCGCGTCAGCTTTGAAGGCGACCTGCTGATCCTGGAACGCTAG
- a CDS encoding short-chain fatty acyl-CoA regulator family protein: MPARAATVLTGTRIRERRLAMARRQADIARAVGISPAYLNLIEHNRRPVGADLIARLAEVLEVPPDELAEGREEVRIAALREAAAHPVAVGTVPELDQITEFLARFPGWSGLLIAHARRGAGLERQLVDLSDRMTRDPYLLTTLHEVLSAVTSVRSTAAILVEEGEISAEWRQRFHANLHQDSQRLSLTAQALVAYLDSFEAEGQATTPQEEVEAWLAEPGVADPDPGDLTSDAARAMAADLLAGMLDDRDALSDRALTEAIPAAGTPPDPVRLAARLGQPLDLVIRRLADLRPEGFQGAGLLVCDGSGVLTLRRAALGFALPRPGDSCALWPLYHALAVPQVALARIVVTPDGRAFRTLSFAQRSQPLGLDGPLLTEALMLILPFDGPPPDDALPIGPACRICPRADCPARREPSILVPQGGQAQRSL, encoded by the coding sequence GTGCCCGCGCGCGCAGCCACCGTCCTGACGGGGACGCGGATCCGGGAACGCCGCTTGGCGATGGCCCGGCGTCAGGCCGACATCGCGCGCGCCGTGGGCATTTCTCCCGCCTATCTGAACCTGATCGAACACAACCGCCGCCCCGTCGGCGCCGACCTGATCGCCCGCTTGGCCGAGGTTCTGGAGGTTCCCCCCGATGAACTGGCCGAAGGCCGCGAGGAGGTCCGCATCGCGGCCCTGCGCGAGGCCGCGGCCCATCCCGTCGCCGTGGGCACCGTGCCGGAACTGGACCAGATCACCGAATTCCTGGCCCGCTTTCCGGGCTGGTCGGGCCTTTTGATCGCCCATGCGCGGCGGGGCGCCGGATTGGAACGGCAACTGGTCGACCTGTCCGACCGCATGACTCGCGATCCCTATCTGCTGACCACCCTGCACGAGGTGCTGTCGGCGGTGACCTCGGTCCGCTCCACCGCGGCGATCCTGGTCGAGGAGGGCGAGATTTCCGCCGAATGGCGCCAGCGGTTCCATGCGAACCTGCACCAGGACAGCCAGCGCCTGTCGCTGACCGCACAGGCCCTGGTCGCCTATCTGGACAGCTTCGAGGCCGAAGGTCAGGCCACCACCCCCCAGGAGGAGGTCGAGGCCTGGCTGGCCGAACCCGGCGTTGCGGACCCCGATCCGGGCGATCTGACCTCGGATGCGGCGCGGGCGATGGCCGCGGATCTGTTGGCCGGGATGCTGGACGACCGGGACGCGCTGTCGGACCGCGCGCTGACCGAGGCGATCCCCGCGGCGGGAACGCCGCCCGACCCGGTTCGGCTGGCCGCGCGGCTTGGCCAGCCCCTGGACCTGGTGATCCGGCGGCTGGCCGATCTGCGCCCCGAGGGGTTCCAGGGCGCGGGCCTGCTGGTCTGCGACGGATCGGGGGTGTTGACCCTGCGTCGCGCCGCGCTGGGATTTGCGCTGCCACGGCCTGGTGACAGCTGTGCGCTGTGGCCGCTGTATCATGCCCTGGCGGTGCCGCAGGTGGCACTGGCACGGATCGTCGTCACGCCGGATGGGCGCGCGTTCCGCACCCTGTCCTTTGCGCAGCGCAGTCAGCCCCTGGGCCTGGACGGCCCGCTGCTGACCGAGGCGCTGATGCTGATTCTGCCGTTCGACGGACCACCCCCCGACGATGCGCTGCCCATCGGGCCCGCCTGCCGGATCTGTCCGCGTGCCGACTGTCCGGCGCGCCGCGAACCCTCGATCCTGGTGCCGCAGGGCGGGCAGGCGCAAAGGTCCCTTTGA
- a CDS encoding ATP-binding protein, whose protein sequence is MTAALTRIADALERLAPPAVPVPRFDEATAFVWQADPDRLVPVAHVAGVPLDQLIGIDRSRRTLLDNTLQFARGLGANNALLWGARGMGKSSLVKAVHAEAVAQGLPLVLVEIARDDLHSVGRLLAILGAAPERRFVLFADDLSFSHDDTQYKSLKAVLDGGISGRPANVILYATSNRRHLMPREMIDNERASAIHPGEAVEEKVSLSDRFGLWLGFHPCDQDQFLAMIDGYCAAYGLSVDPGDLRAQAIEWQATRGARSGRVAWQFFTDLAGRHGLAV, encoded by the coding sequence ATGACGGCTGCGCTGACGCGCATCGCCGATGCGCTTGAACGACTGGCCCCGCCGGCCGTTCCGGTGCCCCGGTTCGACGAGGCCACGGCATTCGTGTGGCAGGCCGACCCCGACCGGCTGGTGCCCGTGGCGCATGTCGCCGGTGTGCCGCTAGACCAGCTGATCGGCATCGACCGGTCGCGGCGCACGCTTCTGGACAACACGCTGCAGTTCGCGCGCGGCCTTGGGGCGAACAATGCCCTGCTGTGGGGCGCGCGCGGCATGGGCAAGTCGTCGCTGGTCAAGGCGGTCCATGCCGAGGCCGTGGCCCAAGGCCTGCCGCTGGTCCTGGTCGAGATCGCCCGCGACGACCTGCATTCGGTCGGACGGCTGCTGGCGATCCTGGGCGCCGCACCCGAGCGGCGCTTCGTGCTGTTTGCGGACGATCTGTCCTTCAGCCACGACGACACCCAGTACAAGTCGCTAAAGGCGGTGCTGGATGGCGGGATCAGCGGGCGGCCCGCGAACGTGATCCTCTATGCGACCTCGAACCGCCGCCACCTGATGCCGCGCGAGATGATCGACAACGAACGCGCCAGTGCCATCCACCCCGGAGAGGCGGTCGAGGAAAAGGTGTCCCTGTCCGACCGCTTTGGCCTGTGGCTTGGCTTTCATCCCTGCGACCAGGACCAATTCCTGGCGATGATCGACGGCTATTGCGCGGCCTATGGGCTGTCGGTCGACCCCGGTGATCTGCGTGCGCAGGCGATCGAATGGCAGGCCACGCGGGGCGCCCGGTCGGGGCGCGTGGCGTGGCAGTTCTTCACCGATCTTGCCGGGCGCCACGGTCTGGCGGTCTAG
- the tatC gene encoding twin-arginine translocase subunit TatC has product MSAHTPIDDDLDGSSAPLIEHLKELRTRIIWSVLALVVAMILAYLVWNPIYNFLTRPICAALEERGQECGLILLKLQEGFSVAIRIAFFGGFILSFPVIGYQLWRFVAPGLYKSERRAFLPFLLASPIMFVLGAAFAYYIILPMVFAFFLGFQQGPLALPDDPAAVAGEGSRLAGIVFQGSVSEYLTLTTRFILAFGLSFQLPVALALLGRAGLVSSQSLANTRRYAVVIILTLAACLTPPDVGSQLVLFSVVYGLYEISIQIVRRIEVVRERDLRAQGLWIEDDE; this is encoded by the coding sequence GTGTCAGCGCATACCCCGATCGACGACGATCTCGACGGCAGCTCGGCCCCCCTGATCGAACATCTCAAGGAACTGCGCACGCGGATCATCTGGTCCGTGCTGGCCCTGGTCGTGGCGATGATCCTGGCCTATCTGGTCTGGAACCCGATCTACAACTTCCTGACCCGGCCCATCTGCGCCGCGCTGGAGGAGCGTGGCCAGGAATGCGGCCTGATCCTGCTGAAGCTGCAGGAAGGCTTCTCGGTCGCGATCCGCATCGCCTTCTTCGGCGGGTTCATCCTGTCGTTTCCGGTGATCGGGTACCAGCTGTGGCGCTTTGTTGCGCCGGGCCTGTACAAAAGTGAACGCCGCGCCTTTCTGCCCTTCCTTCTGGCATCGCCCATCATGTTCGTGCTGGGCGCCGCCTTCGCCTATTACATCATCCTGCCGATGGTCTTCGCGTTCTTCCTGGGCTTTCAGCAGGGTCCGCTGGCCCTGCCGGACGATCCGGCGGCCGTGGCGGGCGAGGGAAGCCGGCTGGCCGGCATCGTGTTCCAGGGTTCGGTCAGCGAGTATCTGACCCTGACCACGCGGTTCATCCTGGCCTTTGGCCTGTCGTTCCAGCTGCCCGTCGCCTTGGCGCTGCTGGGCCGGGCGGGGCTGGTGTCGTCGCAGTCGCTGGCCAACACGCGCCGCTATGCCGTGGTGATCATCCTGACGCTGGCCGCCTGCCTGACGCCGCCCGATGTCGGCAGCCAGCTGGTGCTGTTCTCGGTCGTCTATGGCCTTTACGAGATCTCGATCCAGATCGTCCGCCGCATCGAGGTGGTGCGCGAACGTGACCTGCGGGCCCAGGGCCTGTGGATCGAGGATGACGAATGA
- a CDS encoding twin-arginine translocase TatA/TatE family subunit, with amino-acid sequence MHAPSPMALLVIAIVVLVLFGRGKVSSLMGEFGKGITAFKKGLNDPSAEQTADKPAASLDTPTQPVAPVHTVPGTDARDVTPHTDTRT; translated from the coding sequence ATGCACGCACCGTCCCCCATGGCCCTTCTGGTCATCGCCATCGTCGTCCTCGTCCTGTTCGGACGCGGCAAGGTTTCGTCCCTGATGGGCGAATTCGGCAAGGGAATCACCGCCTTCAAGAAGGGCCTGAACGATCCTTCCGCCGAACAGACCGCCGACAAGCCTGCGGCAAGCCTGGACACCCCGACCCAGCCTGTCGCACCGGTCCACACCGTCCCGGGCACCGATGCACGCGACGTGACGCCGCATACCGACACCCGCACCTGA
- a CDS encoding MarR family winged helix-turn-helix transcriptional regulator translates to MQTDDPDAMLAQLLDSDLSELLSISYVVLANNQVTNRHIERVHDMPVQCWSALLATVSFPGLRARDLLHLFPRPQNTVSRALALLEARGLIEQRPCPQDARAKRLYLTQNGSDLLATIRQTARLRQDEIFGVLDAGERATFLALCRKIAAGPRLVRSQVMPDQARRTGMPLDAGVSDARSPRDSGDSGFSSGK, encoded by the coding sequence ATGCAGACCGACGACCCTGATGCGATGCTGGCGCAGCTGCTGGACAGCGACCTGTCGGAGCTGCTGTCGATCAGCTATGTCGTGCTGGCCAACAACCAGGTGACGAACCGCCATATCGAGCGTGTCCACGACATGCCCGTGCAATGCTGGTCCGCGCTGCTGGCGACGGTCAGCTTTCCGGGACTCCGGGCACGCGATCTGCTGCACCTGTTCCCGCGCCCGCAGAACACCGTCAGCCGCGCCCTGGCCCTGCTGGAGGCGCGCGGCCTGATCGAACAGCGTCCCTGCCCTCAGGATGCGCGGGCCAAGCGGCTGTATCTGACCCAGAACGGGTCCGACCTGCTGGCCACGATCCGCCAGACCGCAAGGCTGCGTCAGGACGAGATATTCGGCGTGCTGGATGCCGGGGAACGGGCGACCTTTCTGGCATTGTGCCGAAAGATCGCCGCGGGACCACGGCTGGTGAGATCGCAGGTGATGCCCGATCAGGCCAGGCGGACCGGGATGCCCTTGGACGCCGGGGTGTCCGATGCCAGATCCCCGCGCGACAGCGGCGACAGCGGGTTCAGCTCCGGGAAGTAG